A region from the Fundidesulfovibrio putealis DSM 16056 genome encodes:
- a CDS encoding LytS/YhcK type 5TM receptor domain-containing protein — MNDLFNPEVPELFLNLSQRFGLLLAGGFAIMTVTSLDKLGPRRDRPMWATLLLVVLFGLFGVLGTYTGNAVFKSFANLRAMVVVTAGLFGGPGVGFGVGFIAGAHRYLIDIGGFSALPCGLATLLEGTVAGLIARRYGGNSLDWRLAMGLCLAGETLHMGLVLLFSQPLVEAVALVQVIALPMIVFNSLGAALFVKALDLQMRFKQAQDRDLARQILSIANQTVGYLRSGLTVDSAKATAAIIMHEAQVAAVAVTSGQTILAHAGEGEDHHQSGGIVLTQATQRVIESGEPVFIRGKSEIACSERGCPLSEAIIVPLRKGQTILGCLKLYGTHRLPLDETLFELAKGLADLFSTQLELEDIGIKNQLLAHAEIRRLQAQINPHFLFNSLNTIASFCRTAPAQARELLLDLSRYMRRNLDSSRGLIRLSEEVDQTRAYLAIEQARFGERIKADIDLGPGAQDCLVPPLLIQPLVENAVRHGILAKEEGGLVRLTAWRENGHLLVEVHDDGAGMQDDQVRAISSAGTLESLTEGIGARNSNQRLVQLFGPDYGLNVVSTVGEGTSISLRIPQ; from the coding sequence ATGAACGACCTCTTCAATCCCGAAGTCCCCGAGCTGTTCCTGAACCTCTCCCAGCGGTTCGGGCTGCTGCTGGCGGGCGGCTTCGCCATCATGACCGTCACCTCCCTGGACAAGCTGGGTCCGCGCCGCGACCGGCCCATGTGGGCCACCCTCCTGCTGGTGGTGCTGTTCGGGCTGTTCGGGGTGCTCGGCACCTACACCGGCAACGCGGTTTTCAAATCTTTCGCCAACCTGCGGGCCATGGTGGTCGTCACGGCGGGCCTGTTCGGCGGCCCCGGCGTGGGCTTCGGCGTGGGCTTCATCGCGGGCGCGCACCGCTACCTCATCGACATCGGCGGGTTCTCCGCCCTGCCGTGCGGGCTGGCCACGCTCCTGGAAGGCACTGTGGCGGGCCTCATCGCCCGGCGCTACGGCGGCAACAGCCTGGACTGGCGACTCGCCATGGGGTTGTGCCTCGCGGGCGAGACCCTGCACATGGGGCTGGTGCTGCTCTTCTCGCAGCCCCTGGTGGAGGCCGTGGCCCTGGTGCAGGTCATCGCGCTGCCCATGATCGTGTTCAACTCCTTGGGGGCCGCGCTCTTCGTCAAGGCGCTTGACCTCCAGATGCGCTTCAAGCAGGCCCAGGACCGCGACCTGGCCCGCCAGATACTGTCCATCGCCAACCAGACCGTGGGCTACCTGCGCTCCGGCCTGACCGTGGATTCGGCCAAGGCCACCGCCGCCATCATCATGCACGAGGCCCAGGTGGCCGCCGTGGCCGTGACCTCCGGCCAGACCATCCTGGCCCACGCGGGCGAGGGCGAGGATCATCACCAGAGCGGCGGAATTGTACTCACCCAGGCCACCCAGCGCGTCATCGAGAGCGGGGAGCCGGTGTTCATACGCGGCAAGAGCGAGATCGCCTGCTCGGAGCGCGGCTGTCCCCTGTCCGAGGCCATCATCGTGCCGCTGCGCAAAGGGCAGACCATCCTCGGCTGCCTGAAGCTCTACGGCACCCATCGCCTGCCCCTGGACGAGACCCTGTTCGAGCTGGCCAAGGGTCTCGCCGACCTCTTCTCCACCCAGTTGGAGCTGGAAGACATCGGCATCAAGAACCAGCTGCTGGCCCACGCCGAGATCAGGCGTCTCCAGGCCCAGATCAACCCACACTTTCTGTTCAACTCCCTGAACACCATCGCCAGCTTCTGCCGCACAGCGCCCGCCCAGGCCCGCGAGCTGCTCCTGGACCTCTCGCGCTACATGCGGCGCAACCTGGACTCCAGCCGGGGCCTCATCCGCCTGAGCGAGGAGGTCGACCAGACCCGCGCCTATCTGGCCATCGAGCAGGCCCGCTTCGGCGAGCGCATCAAGGCCGACATCGACCTCGGCCCCGGCGCGCAGGACTGCCTCGTGCCGCCGCTGCTCATTCAGCCGCTGGTGGAGAACGCCGTGCGGCACGGCATCCTCGCCAAAGAAGAGGGTGGACTGGTGCGGCTGACCGCCTGGCGCGAGAACGGGCACCTGCTGGTGGAGGTCCACGACGACGGCGCAGGCATGCAGGATGACCAGGTGCGGGCGATATCCAGCGCCGGGACGCTGGAGTCGCTCACGGAAGGCATCGGCGCGCGCAACTCCAACCAGCGGCTCGTGCAGCTCTTCGGGCCGGACTACGGGCTGAACGTGGTCAGCACCGTGGGGGAAGGCACCAGCATCAGCCTGCGGATTCCGCAGTAA
- a CDS encoding LytR/AlgR family response regulator transcription factor, with protein MMIHALIVDDEAPARDELAYLLEDHPDVRARQASNAQEALAAIARGDVTLVFQDIQMPGQDGFHVLAEAQDLDHPPVFVFVTAYDQHAIRAFEENAADYLLKPVSPERLAKCLDRVRKLLHAPEAAHSEDCSGAQLDTSGQPLREAVERLLSSVGRAKPLPRLAVEQGGRICLVSTAKVILVEADEKRVLAVTDMGQLSCHGLPTLAKAAERLEGLPFFQANRAQLINLERIAEFSPWFGGKYHVVMNDADRTEITVSRNRVRDFKTRLGI; from the coding sequence ATGATGATCCACGCCCTCATCGTTGACGACGAAGCCCCGGCCCGCGACGAGCTGGCCTACCTGCTGGAAGACCACCCCGATGTGCGCGCCCGGCAGGCGTCCAACGCCCAGGAGGCCCTGGCCGCCATCGCGCGCGGCGATGTCACCCTGGTATTCCAGGACATCCAGATGCCCGGCCAGGACGGTTTCCATGTGCTGGCCGAGGCCCAGGACCTCGATCATCCGCCGGTGTTCGTGTTCGTCACCGCCTATGACCAGCACGCCATCCGTGCCTTCGAGGAGAACGCCGCCGATTATCTGCTGAAGCCGGTCTCTCCAGAGCGTCTTGCCAAGTGCCTGGACCGCGTGCGCAAGCTGCTGCACGCCCCTGAAGCCGCCCACAGCGAGGATTGCTCCGGCGCGCAGCTCGACACCAGCGGCCAGCCCCTGCGCGAGGCCGTGGAGCGCCTGTTGTCCTCGGTGGGGCGCGCAAAGCCCCTGCCGCGCCTGGCCGTGGAGCAGGGCGGACGCATCTGCCTGGTGTCCACCGCCAAGGTCATCCTGGTGGAGGCCGACGAGAAGCGCGTGCTGGCCGTAACCGACATGGGCCAGTTGTCCTGCCACGGCCTGCCCACCCTGGCCAAGGCCGCCGAGCGCCTGGAAGGCCTGCCCTTCTTCCAGGCCAACCGCGCCCAGCTCATAAACCTGGAGCGCATCGCGGAGTTCTCCCCCTGGTTCGGCGGCAAGTATCATGTTGTCATGAACGACGCCGACCGCACCGAAATAACCGTCAGCCGCAACCGCGTGCGCGACTTCAAGACGCGGCTTGGCATATGA
- a CDS encoding DnaB-like helicase C-terminal domain-containing protein, which yields MRQEVESRKLISTSRVEEPDLIIRTTGESTYSGIGTGFYQLDECTCGLQKGDLIILASRPSMGKTSFVSNIAVNTACMQAVPTLFISLELSRINLISRMLCSWGKVNTRKFKNGRMDDADWARIYEAANTISPSPLFIVDTPRITVSGLENYCRDFTSKHPGGIIIIDCLQLLNADKIYDTREQEITNITINLKSLAKELSVPIIATSHINRRIEDRTDKRPLTVDLRESGAIEQIADLILFIYRDSFYHKSNDSQADNSLTEIIIAKHSNGPTGFCKLRFFPESTSFVNTTDTANLFSD from the coding sequence ATGCGTCAGGAAGTAGAGTCAAGAAAGCTGATTTCCACGTCTCGCGTCGAGGAACCAGATTTAATTATACGCACAACCGGGGAATCGACATATTCTGGAATCGGAACAGGATTTTACCAACTTGATGAATGCACTTGCGGGCTTCAAAAAGGAGACCTAATAATACTCGCCAGTCGCCCCTCCATGGGGAAGACATCATTTGTATCAAATATTGCAGTAAACACGGCCTGTATGCAGGCTGTACCAACACTTTTCATATCACTAGAACTGAGCAGAATCAATCTTATCTCTCGGATGCTTTGCTCATGGGGAAAAGTAAATACCAGAAAATTCAAAAATGGAAGGATGGATGACGCCGACTGGGCTCGTATATATGAAGCAGCTAACACCATCTCACCTTCCCCATTATTTATAGTTGACACACCCAGGATAACAGTCTCAGGATTAGAGAACTACTGCAGGGATTTCACTTCAAAACACCCAGGCGGGATCATAATCATTGACTGTCTCCAGTTACTAAACGCAGACAAAATCTACGACACGCGAGAACAAGAGATAACGAACATTACCATCAACCTGAAATCCCTAGCCAAAGAACTATCCGTCCCAATAATTGCGACATCACACATAAACCGAAGAATTGAAGACCGCACTGACAAACGCCCACTCACTGTTGACCTACGCGAGTCAGGAGCCATTGAACAGATCGCCGATCTTATTCTGTTTATTTATCGTGACTCATTCTACCACAAATCAAATGACAGCCAAGCTGACAATTCACTCACAGAGATCATAATTGCCAAGCATAGCAATGGCCCAACTGGATTTTGCAAACTTCGCTTCTTTCCTGAATCTACATCATTCGTAAACACTACGGACACTGCCAATCTATTCTCGGATTAA
- a CDS encoding carbon starvation CstA family protein, whose product MNALTLVFAALCLFAIAYRFYGLFLTKTVLGVNETRLTPAIKQADGVDYVETNKYVLFGHHFAAIAAAGPLLGPVLAAQFGYAPGALWILVGCVLAGAVHDTVVLFASVRHKGQSLAYIATQEVDKFTGGVASFAVLFILILTLAGLSIAVVNAMFHSPWGTFTVFATIPIALLMGVYLHVWRHGDVKGASLMGLVLLVLAILAGPYVVENPTLAGWFTMSKNSISVSIPIYGFVASVLPVWLLLCPRDYLSTYLKIGTIAMLAIGIFWVRPDLQMEAFTKFVSGGGPIIPGAVFPFLFITIACGAISGFHAIIGSGTTPKMLDNERNILFVGYGAMLVEGFVAIMALIAACVMVPGDYFAINTAPAVFAKLGMTTTNLPELSTAVGETLAGRPGGAVSLAVGMAYIFSSIPFMKGLMGYWYHFAIMFEAVFILTAVDTGTRVGRFFLQEMIGQVVPKFQEKRWVPGIVITSALFTFSWGYLVYTGDISTIWPLFGMSNQLLAAVGLIIGTVMLIRMNKTRYVWMTAVPGFALVCMTMWAGYLNVTTNFMPKNLYLLTTLAITVMVLMTLVIIGAIKRCLHLLKINKTVNDPYGEPVLEVVPE is encoded by the coding sequence ATGAATGCGTTGACGTTGGTGTTTGCGGCGCTCTGCCTTTTCGCCATAGCCTACCGTTTTTACGGGCTTTTTCTCACCAAAACGGTTCTAGGAGTAAACGAGACCCGGCTGACCCCGGCGATCAAACAGGCTGATGGAGTGGATTACGTCGAGACCAACAAGTACGTGTTGTTCGGCCACCATTTCGCGGCCATCGCCGCAGCCGGTCCGCTGCTTGGGCCGGTGCTCGCCGCCCAGTTCGGCTACGCGCCCGGCGCATTGTGGATTCTGGTGGGTTGCGTGCTGGCCGGCGCCGTGCACGACACTGTGGTGCTGTTCGCCTCCGTGCGCCACAAGGGGCAGAGTCTGGCCTACATCGCCACCCAGGAAGTGGACAAGTTCACGGGCGGGGTGGCCTCCTTCGCGGTTCTGTTCATCCTCATTCTTACTTTGGCGGGTCTTTCCATCGCCGTGGTCAATGCGATGTTCCATAGCCCTTGGGGCACCTTCACCGTGTTCGCCACCATCCCCATCGCCCTGCTGATGGGCGTGTACCTGCACGTCTGGCGTCACGGCGACGTGAAGGGCGCATCGCTCATGGGCCTGGTGCTCCTGGTGCTGGCCATCCTGGCCGGGCCGTATGTGGTGGAGAACCCCACCCTGGCGGGCTGGTTCACCATGAGCAAGAACAGCATCTCCGTGAGCATCCCCATCTACGGCTTCGTGGCCTCGGTGCTGCCGGTGTGGCTGCTCCTGTGCCCGCGCGATTACCTGTCCACCTACCTGAAGATCGGCACCATCGCCATGCTGGCCATCGGCATCTTCTGGGTGCGGCCTGATCTGCAAATGGAAGCCTTCACCAAGTTCGTCAGCGGCGGCGGCCCCATCATCCCCGGCGCGGTGTTCCCGTTCCTGTTCATCACCATCGCCTGCGGGGCGATCTCGGGCTTCCACGCCATCATCGGCTCCGGCACCACGCCCAAGATGCTCGACAACGAGCGCAACATCCTGTTCGTGGGCTACGGGGCCATGCTGGTGGAGGGCTTCGTGGCCATCATGGCGCTGATCGCAGCCTGCGTGATGGTCCCCGGCGACTACTTCGCCATCAACACCGCCCCTGCGGTGTTCGCCAAGCTCGGCATGACCACCACGAACCTGCCGGAGCTCTCCACCGCCGTGGGCGAAACCCTGGCCGGACGTCCCGGCGGCGCGGTGTCGCTGGCCGTGGGCATGGCCTACATCTTCTCGTCCATTCCCTTCATGAAGGGGCTCATGGGGTACTGGTACCACTTCGCCATCATGTTCGAGGCCGTGTTCATCCTGACCGCCGTGGACACCGGCACCCGCGTGGGCCGCTTCTTCCTGCAGGAGATGATCGGGCAGGTGGTGCCCAAGTTCCAGGAAAAGCGCTGGGTGCCCGGTATCGTCATCACCAGCGCGCTGTTCACGTTCTCATGGGGTTATCTGGTGTACACCGGCGACATCTCCACCATCTGGCCGCTGTTCGGCATGTCCAACCAGCTGCTGGCGGCGGTGGGGCTTATAATCGGCACCGTGATGCTGATCCGCATGAACAAGACCCGGTATGTATGGATGACCGCCGTTCCGGGCTTCGCGCTGGTCTGCATGACCATGTGGGCGGGCTACCTGAACGTGACCACCAACTTCATGCCCAAGAACCTGTACCTGCTGACCACCCTGGCCATCACGGTCATGGTGCTGATGACCCTGGTGATAATCGGCGCGATAAAGCGCTGCCTGCACCTCTTGAAGATCAACAAGACCGTGAACGACCCCTACGGCGAACCCGTGCTGGAGGTTGTGCCCGAGTAG
- a CDS encoding efflux transporter outer membrane subunit has product MSTRFLLPLILLAAVSLCGCMKVGPDFKKPSAAKPDSWLEAEYAQSRPDLPPVEDWWKLFDDPVLDNLVALSRKQNIPLHIAGVRILQSRAQLGIAVGNIYPQTQQGVGGYTYTQASQSNPSAPQPGNQSGTQWIYWQNNLGVQAAWELDFWGKFRRAVESADASLAASVADYDNALVTLASDVASTYVALRVSEARLRIAKENAVLETEALKIADIRFTLGATSERDVMQAKTLLESTLARVPQLTNSIQKSRHALAILLGMPPSDLAALLGESSRIPQCPAQIGVGVPAELLRRRPDIRQAEYQAMAQCAQIGVAKAELFPSFSLTGNVGWLSSNMGAFSLADILSAKSFTAGFGPSVTWNLFNYGRIINNVRVQDALFQEALLTYRNTVLKALKEAEDGFSDYQQSRAQAGFLAKAADAAKRGAELAFLQYREGKTDFTTVIVAQQDQLNQQDSLAQAQGNIALGMVSLYRALGGGWQERPEAVPPQIQEEMSKRTFWGPMLKENPAKQEDPAKSGLDRYVPGL; this is encoded by the coding sequence ATGAGCACGCGCTTTCTTCTGCCGCTGATTCTCCTCGCCGCCGTGAGCCTCTGCGGCTGCATGAAGGTCGGCCCGGACTTCAAAAAGCCCTCTGCGGCCAAACCAGACTCCTGGCTGGAAGCCGAGTACGCCCAGTCCCGCCCGGACCTGCCCCCGGTGGAGGACTGGTGGAAACTCTTTGACGATCCGGTGCTGGACAACCTCGTTGCGCTGTCGCGCAAGCAGAACATCCCCCTGCACATCGCCGGGGTGCGTATCCTCCAGTCCAGAGCGCAGCTGGGTATCGCCGTTGGCAACATCTATCCGCAGACCCAGCAGGGCGTAGGCGGCTACACCTACACCCAGGCCAGCCAGAGCAACCCCTCCGCTCCCCAGCCCGGCAACCAGTCCGGAACGCAGTGGATCTACTGGCAGAACAACCTGGGCGTCCAGGCCGCCTGGGAGCTGGACTTCTGGGGCAAGTTCCGCCGGGCAGTGGAGTCCGCCGACGCAAGCCTCGCGGCCAGCGTAGCCGACTACGACAACGCCCTGGTAACCCTGGCCTCCGACGTGGCCAGCACCTACGTGGCGTTGCGCGTCAGCGAGGCGCGCCTGCGCATCGCCAAGGAAAACGCCGTACTGGAAACCGAGGCCCTGAAGATCGCGGACATCCGCTTCACCCTGGGGGCCACCAGCGAGCGCGACGTCATGCAGGCCAAGACGCTGCTCGAATCCACCCTGGCCCGCGTGCCGCAACTGACCAACTCCATCCAGAAGTCGCGCCACGCCCTGGCGATCCTTCTGGGCATGCCACCCTCCGACCTCGCGGCGCTGCTCGGGGAGTCCTCGCGCATCCCGCAATGCCCGGCCCAGATCGGCGTGGGCGTCCCGGCTGAGCTGCTGCGCCGCCGCCCGGACATCCGGCAGGCCGAGTACCAGGCCATGGCCCAGTGCGCCCAGATCGGCGTGGCCAAGGCGGAGCTGTTCCCGTCGTTCAGCCTCACGGGCAACGTGGGCTGGCTGTCCTCCAACATGGGGGCCTTCTCCCTGGCGGACATCCTCTCTGCCAAGAGCTTCACCGCCGGGTTCGGCCCGTCCGTCACCTGGAACCTGTTCAACTACGGGCGCATCATAAACAACGTCCGCGTGCAGGACGCCCTGTTCCAGGAAGCCCTGCTCACCTACCGGAACACCGTGCTCAAGGCCCTCAAGGAGGCCGAGGACGGCTTCTCCGACTACCAGCAGTCCCGCGCCCAGGCAGGGTTCCTGGCCAAGGCCGCCGACGCCGCGAAGCGCGGGGCGGAGCTGGCCTTCCTGCAATACCGCGAGGGCAAGACCGACTTCACCACGGTCATCGTGGCCCAGCAGGACCAGCTGAACCAGCAGGACTCGCTGGCCCAGGCCCAGGGCAACATCGCGCTGGGCATGGTGAGCCTGTACCGGGCGCTCGGCGGAGGCTGGCAGGAACGGCCCGAAGCCGTGCCGCCGCAGATCCAGGAAGAGATGTCCAAGCGCACCTTCTGGGGTCCGATGCTCAAGGAGAATCCCGCCAAGCAGGAAGACCCTGCCAAGAGTGGGTTGGACCGTTATGTTCCGGGTTTATAA
- a CDS encoding type II toxin-antitoxin system TacA family antitoxin — translation MDHAPSTKETALKNCKAVSTEQLRLVLSDEQWLLFTQALDRPPSPKPHLEALLQTKSVFD, via the coding sequence ATGGACCATGCCCCTTCCACCAAGGAAACAGCGCTGAAGAATTGTAAGGCGGTTTCCACTGAGCAACTGCGCCTTGTCCTATCCGACGAACAATGGCTCCTGTTTACCCAGGCTCTGGACAGACCGCCCAGTCCAAAGCCTCACCTTGAAGCATTGCTCCAGACAAAGAGCGTTTTCGACTGA
- a CDS encoding efflux RND transporter periplasmic adaptor subunit: MRRHAKRYLMLVALLAASTLIVACDKRNAYVPPPAPKVTVAKPLRKSVVDYLEATGNTQAMQSVNLPARVEGYLQAIKFQDGQHVKKDQLLFVIQQDQYKAKVKEAQASIDSYKATLTQAEIEYNRAKKLYAEKAGPDTEVVKWQTTRDSAIASLESARAQLDIAKLNLSYTMITAPFDGRMGRHQVDVGNLVGGGGQQTLLSTIIQDDPLYVYFTLNERELLRIIKAHENKHDDPKGKAALEMGLSNTTSYNYKGTLDYTDLGVDPQTGTLLMRGVFPNPKRDLLPGLFVRLRAPVETRDALLLPEAAVGVAQVGHYVLVVGDKNIVEQRPVSVGTVVDGMRIIDKGLDGSERVIVNGIQRARAGGEVTPEEAAPGAPAAAKP, encoded by the coding sequence ATGCGCCGACACGCGAAGCGTTACCTGATGCTTGTGGCCCTCCTGGCCGCCTCGACCCTGATCGTCGCCTGCGACAAGCGCAACGCCTACGTGCCGCCTCCGGCCCCCAAGGTCACCGTGGCCAAGCCCCTGCGCAAGTCCGTGGTGGACTACCTGGAGGCGACGGGCAACACCCAGGCCATGCAGTCCGTCAACCTGCCCGCCCGCGTGGAAGGTTACCTCCAGGCCATCAAGTTCCAGGACGGCCAGCACGTCAAGAAGGACCAGCTGCTCTTCGTCATCCAGCAGGATCAGTACAAGGCCAAGGTGAAAGAGGCCCAGGCCTCCATCGACAGCTACAAGGCCACCCTGACCCAGGCCGAAATCGAATACAACCGCGCCAAAAAGCTCTACGCCGAGAAGGCCGGACCCGACACCGAGGTGGTGAAGTGGCAGACCACGCGTGACTCCGCCATCGCCAGCCTGGAGTCGGCCAGAGCCCAGCTGGACATCGCCAAGCTGAACCTGAGCTACACCATGATCACCGCCCCCTTCGACGGCCGCATGGGACGCCACCAGGTGGACGTGGGCAACCTGGTGGGCGGCGGGGGCCAGCAGACGCTTCTGTCCACCATCATCCAGGACGATCCGCTCTACGTGTATTTCACCCTGAACGAACGCGAGCTCTTGCGCATCATCAAGGCGCACGAGAACAAGCACGACGACCCCAAGGGCAAGGCCGCCCTGGAGATGGGGCTCTCCAACACCACCAGCTACAACTACAAGGGCACCCTCGATTACACCGACCTGGGCGTCGATCCCCAGACCGGCACGCTGCTCATGCGCGGCGTGTTCCCCAATCCCAAGCGGGACCTGCTGCCCGGCCTGTTCGTGCGCCTGCGCGCGCCCGTGGAAACGCGCGACGCCCTGCTGCTGCCGGAAGCCGCCGTGGGCGTGGCCCAGGTGGGACATTACGTGCTGGTGGTCGGTGACAAGAACATCGTGGAGCAGCGCCCCGTGAGCGTCGGCACGGTCGTGGACGGCATGCGGATCATCGACAAAGGCCTGGACGGCTCGGAGCGGGTGATCGTCAACGGCATCCAGCGGGCCAGGGCAGGCGGCGAAGTGACTCCGGAAGAAGCAGCCCCGGGCGCCCCCGCAGCGGCCAAACCCTAG
- a CDS encoding carbon starvation CstA family protein has product MNALTLVFAALCVFAIGYRFYGLFIAKHVLGVKETRLTPAIKMADGVDYVETNKYVLFGHHFAAIAAAGPLLGPVLAAQFGYLPGALWILVGCVMAGAVHDLVVLFASVRHKGQSLAYIATQEVDKFTGGVASFAVLFILILTLAGLSIACVNAMHDSAWATFTVFATIPIAIFMGLYLQYLRPGDVKGASIMGVGLLALAVVGGHWITEIPTIANIFTLSKPALSLAVPIYGVAASILPVWLLLCPRDYLSTYLKIGTVAMLAIGIFWVRPDLQMEAITKFFSGGGPIIPGPVFPFLFITIACGAISGFHAIIATGTTPKMLDSERNLLFVGYGAMLTEGFVAIMALIAACTMVPADYFAINSAPAVFEKLGMATVHLDSISVAVGEKLHGRPGGAVSLAVGMAQIFAAIPIMKSLVAYWYHFAIMFEAVFILTAIDAGTRVGRFFLQEMIGSFAPKFNEKRWWPGVVITSLLFTGSWGYLVYTGDISTIWPLFGMSNQLLASVGLIIGTVMIIRLGKAKYAWITAVPGVGLAGITMWAGYLSIMNNFLPKKLYLLSSMAVIVMTLMLIVMVGAFRRVMKLLKVQKTVPDQYGEPVLEVVPE; this is encoded by the coding sequence ATGAACGCGTTGACCCTTGTGTTCGCAGCACTATGCGTCTTCGCCATCGGCTACCGCTTCTATGGCCTGTTCATAGCGAAGCACGTGCTGGGGGTGAAGGAGACCCGTCTGACCCCGGCCATCAAGATGGCCGACGGCGTGGACTACGTGGAAACCAACAAATACGTGCTCTTCGGGCACCATTTCGCAGCCATCGCAGCTGCTGGCCCGCTGCTTGGACCAGTGCTGGCGGCTCAGTTCGGCTATCTGCCGGGCGCGCTGTGGATTCTGGTCGGCTGCGTGATGGCCGGTGCGGTTCACGACCTGGTGGTGCTGTTCGCCTCGGTGCGCCACAAGGGCCAGAGCCTCGCCTACATCGCAACCCAGGAAGTGGACAAGTTCACCGGCGGCGTGGCTTCGTTCGCGGTGCTGTTCATCCTGATCCTGACCCTGGCCGGCCTGTCCATCGCCTGCGTCAACGCCATGCACGACAGCGCCTGGGCCACGTTCACCGTGTTCGCCACCATCCCCATCGCCATCTTCATGGGCCTGTACCTCCAGTACCTGCGCCCCGGCGACGTGAAGGGCGCGTCCATCATGGGCGTCGGCCTTCTGGCCCTGGCGGTCGTCGGCGGCCACTGGATCACCGAGATTCCGACCATCGCCAACATTTTCACCCTGTCCAAGCCTGCCCTGTCCCTGGCCGTGCCCATCTACGGCGTGGCCGCGTCGATCCTGCCGGTGTGGCTGCTCTTGTGCCCGCGCGACTACCTGTCCACCTATCTGAAGATCGGCACCGTTGCCATGCTGGCCATCGGCATCTTCTGGGTGCGCCCCGACCTCCAGATGGAAGCCATCACCAAGTTCTTCTCCGGCGGCGGCCCCATCATCCCCGGACCGGTGTTCCCGTTCCTGTTCATCACCATCGCCTGCGGCGCGATCTCCGGCTTCCACGCCATCATCGCCACCGGCACCACCCCCAAGATGCTCGACTCCGAGCGCAACCTGCTCTTCGTGGGCTACGGCGCGATGCTGACCGAGGGCTTCGTGGCCATCATGGCCCTCATCGCTGCCTGCACCATGGTCCCGGCGGACTACTTCGCCATCAACTCCGCCCCGGCGGTGTTCGAGAAGCTGGGCATGGCCACCGTGCACCTGGACAGCATCTCGGTGGCGGTGGGCGAGAAGCTCCACGGCCGTCCCGGCGGCGCGGTATCGCTGGCCGTTGGCATGGCGCAGATCTTTGCGGCCATCCCCATCATGAAGTCCCTGGTGGCCTACTGGTACCACTTCGCCATCATGTTCGAGGCCGTGTTCATCCTGACCGCCATCGACGCCGGAACCCGCGTTGGCCGCTTCTTCCTGCAGGAAATGATCGGCTCCTTCGCGCCCAAGTTCAACGAGAAGCGCTGGTGGCCCGGCGTGGTCATCACCTCGCTCCTGTTCACCGGCTCCTGGGGCTACCTGGTGTACACCGGTGACATCTCCACCATCTGGCCGCTGTTCGGCATGTCCAACCAGCTGCTGGCCTCGGTGGGCCTCATCATCGGCACGGTCATGATCATTCGTCTCGGAAAGGCCAAGTATGCCTGGATCACCGCCGTCCCCGGCGTGGGTCTGGCAGGCATCACCATGTGGGCGGGCTACCTGTCCATCATGAACAACTTCCTGCCCAAGAAGCTGTACCTGCTGTCTTCCATGGCTGTTATCGTCATGACGCTCATGCTCATCGTCATGGTGGGCGCGTTCCGGCGCGTGATGAAGCTCCTGAAGGTTCAGAAGACCGTCCCCGACCAGTACGGCGAACCTGTGCTGGAGGTCGTTCCCGAGTAA